A window of the Coprobacter fastidiosus genome harbors these coding sequences:
- a CDS encoding SusC/RagA family TonB-linked outer membrane protein yields the protein MRKNYFAKLRAALLISVAMLQGMSLYAGTGDARTETKSSAESGVAQKKITVKGVVTDEKGEPLIGVSIALKNSTQGTMSDMDGKYSISTDIENPTLIFSYVGYTSQTIVVGGKKEINVVLKEESHALNEVVVTAMGILRKEKSLTYATQQIKSDDLNRVQDPNVANSIEGKVSGVVITPSAGGAGGASKIILRGNKSVFGSSTPLIVVDGVPMTNNIRGQMTDLTTMTSSGVGEGSDPLSMINPDDIESINVLKGANAAALYGSAAANGVVMITTKRGKEGKLAINFSSNLTFDTPLLTPKIQNIYGAEVTSSSIGDQLSVDSWGDKVSARSADNLVINVPLDGDQFGADRTHEVYLRNSAGNDLDDFYRTGLTANNSIALSGGTDKIQTYFSFGNSHSKGMLESNSYNRNSFAFRQSYEFFKRLHFDMSMNYVQTVTRNRPGGGTTGNPIYHMYMMPRNIDIGYYRNNYAIDGTWNSNVRSIYVLDQGQYVLTPTRVALSGPMQNWAYMEARQNNPYWLMNQNRNKVNEDRFYGTITGRADIYDGLSFQARVSIDHTKYKKDSRRYATTFLPSNMDDYGNYWKDIETANEIYTDYLLSYNKTFGDFSVSATAGWVGHLRETETQKTDVVATYIDPNNQMLSTRVNLFQTNAGGTSATKTTKLTDWDKAALITAQLGWQEKVYIDGSYRRDWYRAYKQFSDRGTPDNYGYFGVGANAIVSSLVELPDWFSYLKYRLSYSEVGNSIPNQVYAKGTEDLKTGVISPSAYARFANPLPEKTKSVETGVEMMFLDNRLNLDLTYYNSKMQDLYMIATNASGLSEPVNSGKVRNQGIEATVGYNFRFGKNWSWKTSYNVSFNDNKILETSYEEDGSEKLIYNDLMGVRVRYRKGGSIGDMYVTDFKRDEKGYYVLDSEGKPQLETEANKQYGVYAGNMNSKWQMGWSNTIRYKDFSLFFLINGRIGGKVISFTEAYLDGSGLSERTAEARQYAEQHNLIASDYGSQPGMYLPDGSNRVVPISSYYKGIGGASPASSQYIYNGTNFRLRELSLGYTFRNLIGENKNLTLSFIARNLFFIYKDSPVDPDVSLSTANGAGAFEMFNMPSSRSFGFSLNVNF from the coding sequence ATGAGAAAAAACTATTTTGCTAAACTAAGAGCTGCTTTGCTGATCTCTGTTGCTATGTTGCAGGGAATGTCCTTGTATGCAGGTACGGGAGACGCAAGAACTGAAACAAAAAGTTCTGCCGAGAGCGGAGTTGCTCAGAAGAAGATCACCGTAAAGGGGGTCGTAACAGATGAAAAAGGAGAACCGCTGATCGGTGTTAGTATTGCTTTGAAAAATTCTACTCAGGGAACGATGTCTGATATGGATGGGAAATACAGCATTTCTACAGACATTGAGAATCCGACCTTGATTTTCTCTTATGTAGGTTATACTTCGCAAACTATTGTTGTCGGTGGAAAGAAAGAGATAAATGTCGTTCTTAAAGAAGAGAGCCATGCTCTTAATGAAGTTGTAGTAACAGCTATGGGTATCTTGCGTAAAGAGAAATCATTGACTTACGCTACACAACAGATTAAAAGTGACGACCTGAACAGAGTACAAGATCCGAATGTCGCAAACTCTATCGAAGGAAAAGTTTCGGGAGTCGTTATTACTCCGAGTGCCGGTGGCGCCGGAGGAGCTTCGAAAATTATTCTTCGCGGTAACAAGTCGGTTTTCGGTTCTAGTACCCCGTTGATTGTTGTCGATGGTGTTCCCATGACCAATAATATTCGTGGTCAGATGACCGATCTCACGACCATGACGAGTTCTGGCGTAGGTGAAGGATCCGATCCGCTATCTATGATCAATCCCGATGATATAGAATCTATCAATGTGTTGAAGGGGGCTAATGCAGCCGCACTTTACGGATCGGCTGCCGCTAATGGAGTCGTGATGATAACGACAAAGAGAGGAAAGGAAGGCAAGTTAGCCATCAATTTCTCTTCAAATCTTACTTTCGACACACCGCTTTTGACACCGAAAATTCAAAATATTTATGGTGCGGAGGTCACATCCTCGAGTATCGGAGATCAGTTATCTGTAGATAGCTGGGGCGATAAAGTTTCGGCACGCAGTGCAGATAATTTGGTGATCAATGTTCCATTGGATGGAGACCAGTTCGGAGCAGACCGAACACATGAAGTATATCTGCGTAATAGTGCAGGTAACGACCTTGACGATTTTTACCGTACTGGTCTTACTGCCAACAACTCGATTGCATTGTCAGGTGGTACGGATAAGATTCAAACCTATTTTTCTTTTGGTAATTCTCACTCTAAAGGAATGCTAGAAAGTAACTCTTACAATCGTAACTCTTTTGCATTCCGTCAAAGTTATGAATTTTTTAAACGCCTCCATTTCGACATGTCTATGAATTATGTACAAACTGTGACCCGTAATCGTCCCGGTGGCGGTACGACCGGAAACCCGATTTATCACATGTACATGATGCCGCGCAATATCGATATCGGTTATTATCGTAATAATTATGCCATAGACGGAACATGGAACAGTAACGTAAGATCTATTTATGTACTTGACCAGGGTCAGTATGTGTTGACTCCGACTCGTGTAGCGCTTTCCGGTCCTATGCAAAACTGGGCGTATATGGAAGCTAGACAAAATAATCCTTATTGGTTGATGAATCAGAATCGAAACAAAGTGAACGAAGACCGTTTCTATGGTACGATAACCGGTCGTGCCGATATTTATGACGGATTGAGTTTTCAGGCGCGTGTCAGCATCGATCACACTAAATATAAGAAAGATAGTCGTCGTTATGCAACGACATTCCTTCCTTCAAACATGGATGATTACGGAAATTATTGGAAAGACATTGAAACGGCCAATGAAATCTATACCGACTATTTGTTGAGTTACAATAAGACTTTCGGAGATTTTTCCGTGTCGGCTACAGCCGGTTGGGTAGGCCACTTGCGAGAAACGGAGACTCAAAAGACCGATGTGGTGGCTACTTATATAGATCCGAATAATCAAATGCTTTCGACACGTGTCAATTTGTTCCAGACAAATGCCGGAGGAACATCTGCTACCAAGACTACTAAGTTGACAGATTGGGATAAAGCCGCACTTATTACGGCTCAATTGGGTTGGCAGGAAAAAGTATATATCGACGGGTCTTATCGTCGTGACTGGTATCGTGCATATAAGCAATTTTCCGACCGTGGTACTCCAGATAACTATGGTTATTTCGGAGTCGGTGCCAATGCCATTGTCAGCTCTCTTGTTGAATTACCTGATTGGTTCAGTTATTTAAAGTATCGCCTTTCTTATTCAGAAGTAGGAAACTCTATTCCTAATCAGGTTTATGCAAAAGGGACAGAAGATCTTAAAACCGGAGTTATTTCACCGAGTGCATATGCTCGTTTTGCTAATCCGTTACCCGAAAAGACAAAGTCCGTTGAGACCGGTGTCGAAATGATGTTTTTAGATAATCGACTCAATTTAGACCTTACCTATTATAACTCTAAGATGCAAGATCTTTATATGATAGCGACGAATGCATCCGGCTTGTCAGAACCAGTAAACTCTGGCAAGGTTCGCAATCAGGGAATCGAAGCTACAGTCGGGTATAATTTCCGTTTCGGGAAGAACTGGTCTTGGAAAACTTCTTATAACGTATCATTCAATGATAATAAGATACTCGAGACTTCATACGAAGAGGATGGTAGTGAAAAACTCATTTATAACGATTTGATGGGAGTTCGTGTACGTTACCGTAAAGGCGGCTCTATCGGAGATATGTATGTGACGGATTTCAAGCGCGATGAAAAGGGGTATTATGTTCTCGATTCCGAAGGTAAACCTCAATTAGAAACTGAGGCGAACAAGCAGTATGGCGTTTATGCCGGCAATATGAATTCGAAATGGCAAATGGGTTGGAGCAATACCATTCGCTATAAAGATTTTTCTTTGTTCTTCCTGATCAACGGTCGCATTGGCGGTAAAGTAATTTCGTTTACCGAAGCCTATCTCGACGGTTCAGGTTTGTCGGAACGTACGGCCGAAGCCCGTCAATATGCAGAGCAACACAATCTCATAGCTTCTGATTATGGCTCGCAGCCGGGAATGTATCTACCCGATGGCAGTAATCGAGTCGTGCCGATCTCGTCTTATTATAAAGGTATCGGAGGAGCATCGCCGGCTTCTTCGCAATATATCTATAACGGTACCAATTTCCGTTTGCGAGAGCTTTCTTTGGGTTACACGTTCCGTAATCTGATTGGAGAAAATAAGAATTTGACTCTTTCGTTCATTGCCCGCAACCTGTTTTTTATTTACAAGGACAGTCCGGTCGATCCCGATGTATCGCTTTCTACAGCTAACGGAGCCGGAGCATTTGAGATGTTCAACATGCCTTCATCACGATCATTCGGATTCTCTTTGAATGTTAATTTCTAA
- a CDS encoding Gfo/Idh/MocA family protein — protein MKAPRTISLLVFFCCCVLLRAEDNSPLRLGIAGLSHSHLHEVLVRLDRGDFQIVGVAERDAALREKTPLRKKVDPSLFYENLEEMLDKSQPEAVIVYEPIYDHLRVVEACAPRGIHVMVEKPLAVSMKHANRMAELARKNGILLLTNYETTWYDTNHEAYRLIKDKESIGDITRMEVYDGHQGPVEIKCSEEFLRWLTDPVLNGGGAVTDFGCYGANLATWFFDNQKPVSVYAVLKHQKPHVYPKVDDDATIILEYPSATVQIMGSWNWPMNRKDMHIYGSQGYIYQDTPVKMRVYTDRKENSVVAPRLKTPYNDPFYFLKAAVRKEIQISPQDLSSLENNLIVVEILESAVKSAERGKVIRLKK, from the coding sequence ATGAAAGCACCTCGTACAATAAGTTTATTAGTGTTCTTCTGTTGTTGCGTTTTATTACGAGCCGAAGATAACTCTCCGCTGAGGCTGGGTATTGCCGGTCTTTCTCATTCCCATTTACATGAAGTGTTGGTCAGGCTCGATAGAGGCGATTTTCAGATTGTCGGAGTCGCAGAAAGAGATGCAGCTCTTAGAGAAAAAACTCCGTTACGGAAAAAGGTCGACCCTTCTCTTTTTTATGAGAATTTAGAGGAAATGCTCGATAAATCGCAACCTGAAGCTGTTATTGTATATGAGCCTATTTATGATCATTTGCGGGTTGTTGAAGCGTGTGCTCCGAGGGGGATACATGTTATGGTGGAAAAACCTCTTGCCGTAAGTATGAAACATGCCAACCGTATGGCAGAACTTGCGCGGAAGAATGGTATATTGTTGTTGACCAATTATGAAACCACGTGGTATGATACTAATCATGAAGCTTATCGTTTGATAAAGGACAAGGAGAGTATTGGTGACATAACCCGTATGGAGGTTTATGACGGACACCAAGGTCCGGTCGAGATTAAATGCAGCGAAGAGTTTCTCCGGTGGTTGACAGATCCGGTATTGAACGGAGGAGGTGCGGTGACTGATTTCGGGTGTTACGGGGCGAATTTAGCTACATGGTTTTTTGACAATCAAAAACCTGTCAGTGTATATGCGGTCTTGAAACATCAGAAGCCGCATGTATATCCTAAAGTTGATGATGATGCAACGATTATACTTGAGTATCCTTCGGCGACTGTTCAGATTATGGGTTCATGGAATTGGCCGATGAATAGGAAAGATATGCACATTTACGGTTCACAAGGGTATATTTATCAAGATACGCCTGTCAAGATGCGGGTTTATACAGATAGGAAGGAAAATTCTGTCGTTGCTCCTCGATTAAAGACTCCGTATAATGATCCGTTCTATTTTCTGAAAGCTGCGGTACGGAAAGAAATACAAATTTCTCCGCAAGACTTATCTTCATTAGAGAACAATCTGATCGTTGTGGAAATACTTGAGTCTGCCGTGAAAAGTGCGGAAAGAGGCAAGGTGATTCGTCTGAAAAAATAA
- a CDS encoding B3/B4 domain-containing protein, translating to MKIRLSISDTIKQTCPEFTAGLVCAQVKNSLYNESLWKEIEEEITQIRQEYPLETINKRETILATRKVYKNLGKDPNRYRPSAEALCRRLTKGMELYHISTLVDLINLVSIRTGYSIGGFDAGKIEGDFLTLGVGKENELFHAIGRGILNIENLPVYRDATGPIGTPTSDEERTKLSPDTTQILIIINGYSGENGVENAIKLTTDLLTRYAYACDIETDYVRTY from the coding sequence ATGAAAATACGACTTTCTATCTCGGATACAATCAAACAAACATGCCCCGAATTTACTGCTGGACTTGTCTGTGCTCAAGTAAAAAACAGTTTATATAACGAATCTCTTTGGAAAGAGATTGAAGAGGAAATAACTCAAATCCGACAAGAATACCCTTTAGAAACAATCAATAAACGGGAAACGATACTGGCAACACGGAAAGTATATAAAAACTTAGGGAAAGACCCGAATCGCTATCGTCCTTCAGCCGAAGCTTTATGCCGTCGGTTGACAAAGGGGATGGAATTATATCATATCTCGACATTAGTGGATCTTATCAATTTGGTGTCTATTCGTACCGGATATTCTATAGGAGGTTTTGATGCCGGAAAAATAGAGGGGGACTTTCTGACTTTAGGCGTCGGTAAAGAAAACGAATTATTCCATGCTATAGGACGGGGTATATTGAACATAGAAAATCTTCCGGTATATAGAGATGCAACAGGTCCTATCGGGACACCGACAAGTGACGAAGAAAGGACAAAACTTTCTCCCGATACGACACAAATACTAATCATTATCAACGGATATTCAGGAGAAAACGGTGTAGAAAACGCTATAAAGCTAACGACAGATTTGTTAACCCGTTATGCTTATGCCTGCGATATCGAGACCGACTATGTCCGGACTTATTAA
- a CDS encoding gliding motility lipoprotein GldH: MGTTIMEKTIATTGREVHLSKVILLFCLPILFFSCNTKDVYHTFNHIPERGWDKRVIERFSPVIEDTISTYDIDLSLRYTSDYNYRNLWLFITCEAETGEEFTDTLNCVLADEYGKWFGSGWGASYQQTISYKTDFNFPRKGRYSISVQQGMRDDVIPGITEVGIKITPATSVAGE, translated from the coding sequence ATGGGAACAACAATAATGGAAAAAACAATAGCAACAACCGGACGGGAAGTACACCTGAGTAAGGTGATACTGTTATTCTGTCTGCCGATACTGTTTTTTTCTTGTAACACAAAGGACGTGTATCATACGTTTAATCACATTCCCGAACGGGGATGGGATAAGCGTGTGATAGAGCGTTTTTCTCCGGTAATTGAAGATACGATAAGTACCTATGACATAGATTTGTCTTTGCGTTATACCAGCGATTACAATTATAGAAACTTGTGGCTTTTTATTACCTGTGAAGCTGAAACAGGAGAGGAGTTTACCGATACGTTGAATTGTGTCTTGGCCGATGAGTATGGGAAATGGTTTGGTTCGGGTTGGGGAGCTTCCTACCAGCAGACGATTTCTTATAAGACCGATTTTAATTTCCCCCGTAAGGGAAGGTATTCTATTTCTGTTCAACAGGGAATGCGTGATGATGTAATTCCCGGAATTACGGAAGTCGGCATAAAAATAACTCCCGCAACATCCGTTGCTGGAGAATGA
- a CDS encoding PSP1 domain-containing protein: protein MNNTSDNNNENTPISKKRCRANKLECYDWLSDLPESHSETEMVEVQFKNTRKGYYKNSTHIHLEKGDMVAVEGNPGHDIGEVTLTGRLVLLQMKKNGVKLDNPDLKRVYRKAKPNDLEKYEEAKSREHDTMLRARKIAEDLNLDMKIGDVEYQGDGNKAIFYYIADDRVDFRQLIKVLAEAFRVRIEMKQIGARQEAGRIGGIGPCGRQLCCSSWMTNFVSVATSAARYQDISLNPQKLAGQCAKLKCCLNFEVDAYVEGQKKLPSREVALETKDNTYYHFKTDIFKRQMTYSTSKEIAANLVTVDASRVFEVIALNKKGIKPDKLEVLDDQEPVKKDFEDVVGQDSLTRFDKSKKRSGNNGGNGQNRRRKKPGFKRNNGNEASGATTGQETASSQNGVRGNNNRNGNNNNGKNNSNNRTGSTPE, encoded by the coding sequence ATGAATAACACGTCAGATAATAATAACGAGAATACCCCGATATCGAAAAAAAGATGTAGGGCGAATAAGCTTGAGTGCTATGATTGGCTGTCTGATCTGCCGGAGTCTCATAGTGAGACGGAGATGGTGGAGGTACAGTTTAAGAATACGCGTAAAGGATATTATAAAAATTCCACCCATATTCATCTTGAAAAAGGAGATATGGTGGCTGTCGAGGGGAATCCGGGTCATGATATCGGAGAGGTGACTTTAACCGGGCGTCTTGTTTTGTTACAGATGAAAAAAAATGGGGTAAAATTGGATAATCCCGATTTGAAAAGGGTTTATCGTAAGGCCAAACCGAACGATTTGGAAAAATATGAAGAGGCCAAATCCCGAGAACATGACACGATGTTGCGTGCCCGTAAGATTGCTGAAGACTTGAATCTGGATATGAAAATTGGTGATGTAGAATATCAGGGAGATGGGAATAAGGCTATTTTCTATTACATTGCAGATGATCGTGTCGATTTCCGTCAATTGATAAAAGTGTTGGCCGAGGCTTTTCGGGTACGTATCGAGATGAAACAGATAGGAGCTCGGCAAGAAGCCGGACGCATCGGGGGAATAGGTCCTTGCGGACGCCAACTTTGTTGTTCTTCTTGGATGACTAATTTTGTATCGGTGGCGACAAGTGCGGCCCGCTATCAGGATATATCGTTGAATCCTCAAAAATTGGCGGGACAGTGTGCCAAGCTGAAATGTTGTTTGAATTTTGAGGTCGATGCTTATGTCGAAGGACAAAAAAAATTACCGTCCCGGGAAGTTGCTCTCGAAACGAAGGACAATACCTATTATCATTTTAAAACCGATATATTCAAACGGCAAATGACCTATTCGACAAGTAAGGAGATAGCCGCAAATCTGGTAACTGTAGATGCTTCCCGGGTTTTTGAGGTCATTGCGTTGAATAAAAAAGGTATAAAGCCCGATAAACTTGAAGTTCTGGACGACCAAGAACCGGTAAAAAAAGATTTTGAGGATGTAGTGGGGCAAGATAGTCTGACCCGTTTTGACAAGAGTAAAAAGCGGTCGGGTAATAATGGCGGAAACGGGCAGAATCGCCGTCGAAAGAAACCGGGTTTTAAGAGGAATAACGGAAACGAGGCTTCCGGAGCGACAACCGGACAGGAGACTGCTTCTTCTCAAAACGGAGTTCGTGGAAATAATAACCGAAATGGGAACAACAATAATGGAAAAAACAATAGCAACAACCGGACGGGAAGTACACCTGAGTAA
- the rny gene encoding ribonuclease Y produces the protein MEIISLVITGLVCLLVGATVVFVIGKTLLKTRAQSIIEEAAKEAEVIKKNKLLEVKEKFLHLKADMEKQANARNAKLQSAEAKAKQRELQLNQQQQELQRKKAESDAIRANLDTQIEIVEKKKAELERLHKAEVERLEHLSGLSAEEAKEKLIESLKEEAKTQAASYINDIMDEAKLTANKEAKRIVIQSIQRVATETAIENSVTVFHIDSDEIKGRIIGREGRNIRALEAATGVEIIVDDTPEAIVLSAFDPVRREIARLALHQLVTDGRIHPARIEEVVAKVRKQIEEEIIETGKRTAIDLGIHGLHPELIRLVGKMKYRSSYGQNLLQHSRETANLCAIMASELGLNPKKAKRAGLLHDIGKVPDEEPELPHALLGMKLAEKYKEKSDICNAIGAHHDETEMASLLAPIVQVCDAISGARPGARREIVEAYIKRLNDLEQLALSYPGVLKTYAIQAGRELRVIVGADKIDDTETENLSTEIAKRIQDEMTYPGQVKITVIRETRAVSFAK, from the coding sequence ATGGAAATTATATCATTGGTGATTACGGGACTCGTTTGTTTGCTGGTAGGTGCGACAGTGGTTTTTGTAATAGGAAAGACCTTGTTGAAGACACGAGCACAATCGATTATAGAAGAAGCCGCAAAGGAAGCTGAAGTAATTAAAAAGAATAAATTGCTTGAAGTAAAAGAAAAGTTTCTGCATCTGAAGGCAGATATGGAAAAACAGGCAAATGCACGTAATGCGAAATTGCAGTCTGCAGAAGCCAAAGCAAAGCAACGGGAGCTGCAACTTAATCAACAACAGCAGGAGTTGCAACGAAAGAAAGCTGAGTCTGATGCAATACGTGCCAATCTGGACACACAAATAGAAATTGTAGAGAAGAAAAAAGCCGAATTGGAACGTTTGCATAAGGCCGAGGTTGAACGTTTGGAACATCTTTCGGGACTTTCGGCAGAAGAAGCGAAAGAAAAGCTTATCGAATCGTTAAAAGAAGAGGCGAAGACGCAGGCGGCATCTTATATTAATGATATTATGGATGAAGCCAAACTGACTGCAAATAAAGAGGCGAAACGAATTGTAATACAAAGCATTCAGAGAGTGGCGACAGAGACGGCGATAGAAAATTCGGTGACGGTGTTCCATATCGATTCAGATGAAATAAAGGGCCGTATTATCGGTCGTGAAGGCCGTAATATTCGGGCATTAGAGGCCGCAACAGGTGTAGAAATAATTGTGGATGATACTCCCGAGGCGATTGTTTTGTCAGCGTTCGACCCTGTTCGTCGTGAGATTGCTCGTTTGGCATTGCATCAGTTGGTAACGGACGGACGCATTCATCCTGCCCGTATCGAAGAAGTAGTTGCGAAAGTAAGAAAGCAAATCGAGGAGGAAATTATCGAGACCGGAAAACGTACGGCTATAGATTTAGGTATTCACGGGTTACATCCCGAATTGATCAGATTAGTGGGGAAAATGAAATATCGTTCTTCTTACGGACAAAATCTGTTGCAACACTCTCGGGAAACAGCAAATCTTTGTGCTATAATGGCTTCGGAATTAGGGTTAAATCCTAAGAAGGCGAAACGTGCAGGCCTTTTGCACGACATCGGAAAAGTACCCGATGAAGAACCGGAATTACCGCATGCTTTATTGGGTATGAAATTAGCGGAAAAATATAAAGAGAAGTCCGATATTTGCAATGCGATAGGAGCTCATCATGATGAAACGGAAATGGCAAGCTTGCTTGCTCCGATCGTTCAGGTTTGTGATGCGATATCGGGAGCACGTCCGGGAGCACGTCGGGAGATTGTAGAAGCATATATTAAACGTCTTAATGATTTGGAACAGTTAGCCCTTTCATATCCGGGAGTTCTGAAAACATATGCGATACAGGCCGGGCGTGAGTTGCGTGTAATTGTCGGAGCTGATAAGATCGATGATACTGAAACGGAAAACCTGTCGACCGAAATCGCAAAGCGCATTCAAGATGAAATGACCTATCCGGGACAGGTGAAGATTACGGTTATCCGTGAAACCCGTGCGGTAAGCTTTGCCAAATAG
- a CDS encoding cell division protein ZapA, with the protein MNDKFKIHLEIAGRKYPLNIRREDEEIVRQAAALVNKKLATYREQFGKDKSKSIYDFLAMTAIDLSHAYLRLRETRDVEIFTGIVREIDEELDSYLNQK; encoded by the coding sequence ATGAACGATAAATTTAAAATTCACTTAGAAATAGCCGGGCGCAAGTACCCTCTGAATATTAGGAGAGAAGATGAGGAGATTGTGAGACAAGCGGCTGCATTGGTAAATAAAAAGCTGGCTACTTATAGAGAGCAGTTTGGCAAAGATAAATCGAAATCGATATATGATTTTTTAGCGATGACGGCTATTGATTTATCTCATGCATATCTAAGGCTGAGGGAGACACGGGATGTTGAGATTTTTACCGGAATTGTTCGGGAAATAGATGAAGAGTTGGATAGCTATTTGAACCAGAAGTAG
- the pulA gene encoding type I pullulanase, with protein sequence MKWFTFSLFAIFMFVISSCNHRQSAYKSYEDYPAYVGDDLGVTVADGKTCFVLWTPTAEAVQIRIYDNGENGDPERIITMDKDVDTGVFRAVVSEELYGKYYTYRILKDEKWLSETPGIWAKAVGVNGNRGAIIRMQDTNPEGWDKDIRPPLKNFTDIILYEMHYRDFSIDSTSGIKNKGKFLALTERGTVNPEGLKTGIDHLKELGITHVHLLPSFDFGSIDETKLYENKYNWGYDPKNYNVPEGSYSTDPYKPETRIREMKQMIQVLHKNGIRVIMDVVYNHTYVTDGSNFNLTVPGYYYRHNPDGTYSDASYCGNETASEREMVRRYIVQSALYWVKEYHIDGFRFDLMGIHDLETMNMLRDSLNRIDPSIFVYGEGWTAGPSPYPQELRAMKTNAPQMPGIAVFNDDVRDAVKGSFKKDENRGFATGKSGLEESVKFGIVAATQHPQIDYSQINYSTSPYALYPSQSINYVSSHDDLCLVDKLIVSVPKNTSESDLLRYDKLAQTIIFTSQGIPFMFNGEEVFRSKKLVHNSFESPDSINQINWANKSIYYDLFDYYKKLIALRKKHSAFRMVTTTDIQSNLHFEEHLPENVIAYRLNGKAAGDIWSEIFVAFNGNNSLQEISIPDGNWTIVCLDGKIDEAGISSISGNKINLPRSSAVILKR encoded by the coding sequence ATGAAGTGGTTCACGTTTTCTTTATTTGCGATTTTTATGTTCGTAATTAGCAGTTGTAATCACCGACAATCTGCTTATAAGAGTTATGAAGATTATCCGGCTTATGTGGGGGATGATTTGGGGGTAACCGTAGCAGATGGCAAAACATGTTTTGTATTATGGACTCCTACAGCAGAAGCTGTCCAGATTAGGATATATGATAATGGAGAGAATGGAGATCCTGAGAGAATAATCACTATGGATAAAGATGTTGATACAGGAGTGTTTAGAGCGGTTGTCTCTGAGGAGCTTTATGGCAAATATTATACTTACCGGATATTAAAAGATGAAAAATGGCTTTCCGAGACTCCCGGAATTTGGGCAAAGGCTGTCGGGGTGAATGGCAACAGAGGGGCAATTATACGCATGCAAGATACAAATCCTGAAGGTTGGGATAAAGATATACGGCCACCGTTAAAAAACTTCACGGATATTATTTTATATGAGATGCATTATCGGGATTTCTCGATCGATTCGACATCCGGTATTAAAAATAAGGGTAAGTTTCTTGCTCTCACCGAGCGGGGAACTGTGAACCCTGAAGGTTTGAAAACGGGAATAGATCATTTAAAAGAACTGGGTATTACACATGTTCACCTTTTACCCTCTTTTGATTTCGGTTCTATCGATGAAACAAAGTTATATGAAAATAAATATAATTGGGGGTATGATCCTAAAAATTATAATGTGCCTGAAGGATCTTATTCGACAGATCCTTATAAGCCCGAAACCCGTATCCGTGAGATGAAGCAGATGATACAGGTTTTACATAAAAATGGTATTCGGGTAATTATGGATGTAGTATATAATCATACTTACGTGACTGACGGTTCGAATTTTAACTTGACGGTCCCCGGTTATTATTACCGGCATAATCCTGACGGCACTTATTCGGATGCTTCGTATTGTGGAAACGAAACGGCATCAGAAAGAGAAATGGTACGCCGATATATCGTTCAATCTGCTCTGTATTGGGTAAAAGAGTACCATATCGATGGTTTCCGTTTTGATCTGATGGGAATTCATGATCTGGAAACGATGAACATGCTCAGGGATTCTTTAAATCGAATTGATCCTTCCATTTTTGTTTACGGTGAAGGTTGGACTGCCGGACCATCTCCTTATCCTCAGGAGCTACGGGCAATGAAGACAAATGCACCTCAAATGCCGGGCATTGCTGTGTTTAATGATGATGTGCGTGATGCAGTGAAAGGTAGTTTTAAGAAAGATGAAAATCGAGGGTTTGCTACGGGAAAATCAGGGTTGGAAGAAAGTGTAAAATTCGGTATTGTTGCTGCTACTCAGCATCCCCAAATCGATTATAGTCAGATAAATTATTCTACATCGCCGTATGCTTTGTATCCGTCGCAATCTATAAATTATGTGTCGAGTCATGATGATCTGTGTCTGGTCGATAAACTTATTGTTTCTGTACCGAAAAATACTTCCGAGTCTGATTTGCTTCGATATGATAAATTAGCGCAGACTATTATATTTACGTCTCAAGGGATTCCGTTTATGTTTAACGGGGAAGAGGTTTTTAGAAGTAAAAAACTGGTACATAATTCTTTTGAATCTCCAGATTCTATCAACCAAATTAATTGGGCAAATAAATCGATATATTATGATTTGTTCGATTATTATAAAAAATTGATCGCTCTTCGAAAAAAACATTCTGCATTTCGTATGGTTACGACAACCGATATACAGTCAAATTTACATTTTGAAGAACATTTGCCGGAAAATGTTATAGCTTATCGGTTGAATGGGAAAGCTGCAGGGGATATTTGGAGCGAAATATTTGTCGCTTTTAATGGCAATAATTCTCTTCAAGAAATTTCTATTCCGGACGGGAATTGGACAATTGTTTGTTTAGATGGAAAGATCGATGAGGCCGGAATATCCTCAATCTCCGGAAATAAAATAAATTTGCCTCGTTCTTCGGCAGTTATATTAAAAAGATAA